The segment TACGCCAAGCGGCGGGGCTGCTCCGGAGGGAAGGGCGTCTTCTACTCATCGAGCCTCTCTACCAAGGTATAATCCACGAGGATCTGCCCTCCGGTCTCATTTACCGGTTGACCCGTTCCAGATGGCTGGCCCCGCTCTGCAGGCGCTTCGGTTCCGGCGCCGCCGGTCAAGGAGTCCTTTTTCAATGCGGCAGCAGCTGGCGACGGATGTTCACCGGGATCGGCCTGGAGGTTGTCGACAGCTACATCTGCGGGGTCTGGGAGATCAACCCCATTTTAAAAATACTGCTGAACATCGCCTCGGTGAGAACCGGCCTCTTCTGGTGCGCGCCGGGGAGGATAGTTCGAAGTAAAGACCCCCTGCAGCCACTCGAAGCGGAGGAGTAGCGTTGAAGACGGAGTTGAAGGGTTACCTTGAGGAGAAGCGGGTCTTCGTGGACGGCGAGCTGGCGAGGCTCCTGCCGCACAAGGGGGCCTACCCGCCGGATGTCCACGAGGCGCTGCACTACGCCGTCTTTTCCGGCGGAAAGCGCCTGCGGGCGATCCTGGTCCTGGCCGCCGCCGAGGCCGTCACCGACGTTTTACCCGACGGGGCCGTCGAGGCGGCCTGCGCCGTCGAGTGCATACACAACTACTCTTTGATTCACGACGACCTGCCCTGCATGGACGCGGACGAGCTGCGGCGGGGCCGGCCCACGGTGTGGAAGAAGTTCGGGGAGGCGGTGGCCGTCCTAACCGGGGACGCGCTTCTGACCGTGGCGTTCCAGATTTTGGCCCTGGGAGCCACACGGGAGATCGAGCTCTCCGACCGCCTGCTCCTCTGCTCCCAGGAGCTGGCCACGGCCTCGGGCACATTCGGGATGATCGGCGGCCAGGCGGCGGACGTGGCCAACGAGGGCAAGGACATTGACGCCTCCATGCTGGAATTCATCCACACCCTGAAAACCGGGGCCCTGATCCGCTGCGCCTGCCGGATGGGGGCGATTCTCGCCCGGGCCGACGACCCACGGCTCATGGCGGCCACGCGCTACGGGGAGCACCTGGGGATGGCCTTCCAGATAGCCGACGACCTCTTGAACGTCACCGGAGACGAGGCGAAGCTGGGCAAATCCGTGGGCTCGGACGAAAAGCGGGGCAAGAACACCTATCCGAAAATTCACGGGGTGGAGAAGTCGCGGGAGATGGCGAAATTCCACGTCGATTCGGCCGTGGACGAGGCGAAGCGTCTGCCGCGGCCGGAAATTTTAGCGGAGCTGGCGAAATTCGTCGTCGAGAGGGACCACTAAGTGCCGACCAGGAATGCCAGGCCCCTTCTGCTCAGGGGCGGGACGGTGGTGGACTCCGCCAGGGGACTTTACGCCAAGGCCGACGTGCTGCTGGACAAGGAGACCATCGCCACCGGCACGCGGGCGGCGGCGCTGGGCGGATTCACCTCCATCGCCTGCAAGGCGAACACCGGCCAGTTCGTGGACAACGAGGCGGCGGTGGAGTACGTCCGCTACATCGCGGAGCTCCGCGGGCTGGTGAACGTCTTTCCCATCGCGGCCTTGACGGAAGGGCTGGCCGGAGCCGAAATCGCACCGCTCCACGAGCTCCGGGAAGCCGGGGCGGTCGCCCTCTCCGACGACGGACACCCGGTCCGCCGGTCCGGCCTCCTCCTCAACGCCCTCAGGTACGCCCGGGACGTGGGTTTTCTGGTCATCAGCCACGCCGAGGAAGAATCGCTCTCCGGGGGCGGCGTGGTGTCCGCGGGACCGTCGGCCACGGCGGCCGGGCTGGAGCCCATTCTGGCCGAGGCCGAGGATGTGGGGACGGTGCGGGACATTCTCGTGGAAGCCAGGGTCGGGGTGCCGCTCCACGTGGACCACGTTTCCACGGCCCGTTCCGTGGAGACGGTGCGCGACGCCAGGCGGCGCGGGTTCGACGTCACCGCCGAGGCGACGCCCCACCACTTCTGCCTGGACCAGTCTTCACTCCCGGACGATTTCGACCCGAAGACCAAGGTCAACCCCCCGATTCGGTCCGCCGCGGACCGCGAGGCTGTCGTCGCTGGGCT is part of the bacterium genome and harbors:
- a CDS encoding polyprenyl synthetase family protein, which gives rise to MKTELKGYLEEKRVFVDGELARLLPHKGAYPPDVHEALHYAVFSGGKRLRAILVLAAAEAVTDVLPDGAVEAACAVECIHNYSLIHDDLPCMDADELRRGRPTVWKKFGEAVAVLTGDALLTVAFQILALGATREIELSDRLLLCSQELATASGTFGMIGGQAADVANEGKDIDASMLEFIHTLKTGALIRCACRMGAILARADDPRLMAATRYGEHLGMAFQIADDLLNVTGDEAKLGKSVGSDEKRGKNTYPKIHGVEKSREMAKFHVDSAVDEAKRLPRPEILAELAKFVVERDH
- a CDS encoding dihydroorotase; this encodes MPTRNARPLLLRGGTVVDSARGLYAKADVLLDKETIATGTRAAALGGFTSIACKANTGQFVDNEAAVEYVRYIAELRGLVNVFPIAALTEGLAGAEIAPLHELREAGAVALSDDGHPVRRSGLLLNALRYARDVGFLVISHAEEESLSGGGVVSAGPSATAAGLEPILAEAEDVGTVRDILVEARVGVPLHVDHVSTARSVETVRDARRRGFDVTAEATPHHFCLDQSSLPDDFDPKTKVNPPIRSAADREAVVAGLRDGTLGIIASDHAPHTLAEKDQPYQTAPFGIVGLETTLGLTLTYLVEPGHLSFG